The stretch of DNA GCCGCTCAGGACACGCTCGGAATCGCTGACGCCGACCTCGAGGTAGCCAAGCGACACACCTCGCGGTTGACACCTCGCGGTTGACAACGCGCGAATGAGGCGAGCCGGACTGAGGTGTAATGCGAGTTGTAGTTCGCGAGTGCGGTTGTCGGGCGAAGGCGGCGGTCGCGGCAGCGGCGACCGTTGGGGCCGTGAGGAATAGAGCTACGAGCACCGCATCGTGTCTGGTCGTTCCGAGGCTCCCCCGCTGCAGCGAACACCGGCCAGTCCGGTTCCTCATCCACCGAACCTGAGTCCGCTGGTGGACGAGGATGGCATGAGGTCAGAATGCCCATCGCGCGCGGCCGGCCGTTTTGGCCTTCAGTTCGGTCGCGTGGTCGCTGCCGTCGAGGAAGGCCCGCGATTCCGCCACCGCCCATCCGTAGACGCCTTTCGCCATAGTGGAAGTGGCGCCTTGTTCCAGCTGGCCGAAGACGTCGACGCGGACCTGATGCGAGTCGCGATTCTGCGGATCGGCGTCGGTAGCCATCTGGGCGAAGTGTCCCGCCAGCCGGTGTTCGCCTCGTGCCAGTAGGGCGCGTGCCCGCTCGGCCAACTGGGCGGCGCCGCCGCCGAGGTCCGCGATCTCGCGGGCGAGGTCGGCGCGGGGGGCGGACTTGAGGTGTGCGGGGTTGCCGTCGTACCAGCCGCCGTAGAGGCGCCAGACGTTGCGAATGACGAATTCCGGTTCGTCGTAGGAGGGGGCGAGGTAGGGCTTGCGGAGGAGTTCCCCGGGGGCAGCGACGCTGTGCACGACCTCGTCGAGGGTCGCTCCGGCGTTCATCATCTCGAGGGTGCGGCCATGCAGGATTTCCAGAAGTTCGGCGGCGTCGGTCAGTGTGGTGCGGATTCGGTCGGCGCCGAGGACGGGGAGCCCGTGTCCGGGGAGGAGGATTTCGGCGCCCAGGTCGGCCATCCACCGCAGGGTTCGGGCCCACTCGTGTGCGAATCGTTGCACCTTCTGCGGGTTTCCGGCGTTGGGGCTGGCCCAGATGAAGAAGTCACCACAGCACAGGATCTTGCGGTCGGGGATCCAGGCGATCGCGGCGTCATCGGTCTCGCCGCGGGCGTGATGGAGTTGCACCTGCAGGTCGTCGACGGCGAGGGTGGTCTGGTCGGCGAAGGTGACGTCGGGGTATCGGTATTCGTCCGGCCACACCAGGTTCGGTGCCTGGAATTGGCGTTGGTTGATGATGCCGTTGTAGCCGCGTGTTTCCTTGTAACGGTCGAACCGGCGGGTGACGTTTTCGTGTGCGAGGACCGTGGGGCGGGTCCAACCGCGCTCGCGCGCTTCGGTGTCGAAGGGTTCCATGCCGAAGACGTGGTCGACGTGTCCGTGCGAGTAGACCGCCGTGTGCACCGGTTGCTCGGAGATTCGCCGGGTGGCTGCGAACAGGTCTTCGGCGGTGCGGCGGTCGCCGGTGTCGTACACGAAAAGGCCAGCCTTGGTGGGAAATACGTAGACGTTGCCGAACGCCGGCCACATGTATGTGCCTTCCGCGATGCAGTGCATCCCCTCCGTGCGGAGGTCTCCGTGGTGGTAGGCGTTCTGGTTGGCTTCGCCCTTCCAGACCTTGTCGGCGTAGTCGATGATGTCCGTCATGTGGCGCTCTCCTCGGCGTGGGTGTCGGACCGCGACGCTGCGATCCATGCGCCTCATTCTGTGCACCGGGCATCAGCCGGACAATCGTCTGCGCGCACACCCTGCAGGCCCCAATTTGTGACCGATCACAGATTCACTGCGGGTGGTCAGCCCCCGCGTCGGGGTGAACGGTGGCGGCGCTGACCGCGACCGCGAGAGTGAGTAGCTCCGTGGTGACGTGTACGTCGAGGCCGGTCAGCTCGCGGACGCGGATGAGCCGGTTGTCGACGGTGTTGGGATGGACCACCAGGGTGTCCGCAGTGGCCCGACGATCCAGGTTGCTGGTGAAATAGACCCGGAGGGTGTGCACCAGGTCGGGTCGCGATCGCAGCGGGGCGCAGCGCTCCAGCAGCACCGGCAGCGACGCACTGGTGTGGGCGAAATGGTGCTCGAGTGCGACATCGCTCATTCGGCTGACCGTGCCGGTGCGGCCGGACCGGACCGCGATGTCGAGTACCTCGGCGGCTGTGGTGCCCGCACGCGGAAGATCCTCGATCGAGGTGGCGTCCTCGATCGCGATCGTCACTGGTGCGCCGCTGACCCGCGCGAGGTCCACGGCCAGCGGGTCGAGAGCCCCGATCGGTGGATGCATCAGAATCCGAGCGTGCCGAGGCCGGACATCGATGAGCCATAGGCCGGGGACCGCCCTGGCGAGGTGAGCGCGGATCGCGCGGACCTTCCGCGTGGCCGCCAGTGATCGGGTGTTCCGGTCGCCGGATCCCTCGGCGAGGGTGTCACCGATGTGCAGCAACATGATGCTCGGTTCGGCGGGGACGGAGTCCGGGGCGTCGAACACCCACCCGTCGCCGCGCAGGAGAGCATCGATGGTGGGGGCATGGTTTCGGTCCTGCGCCGCAATGAGGTCGTGGGCGTGGATCTCGTACGCGGAGATGACCTCTCGTAGCATGCCGTCAAAGGTGACATGGGCTCGGCGGAATGCGAACCAGAACAGTCCGTGGTCGGTGCCGAGTTCGCGTTCCAGTTCTTCGGAGAGTACGTCGAAACCGATCTGCCAGCAGCGCATGTACTCCCGTAGCGGCAACCCTTCCGCGACTCGTTCGGTGCCGCGTTCGATGTTCTCGCGCATCGCGTCGGCGACGTCGATGGACTCGTCGGTGATCGACTGCAGGCACACCTCGAACATCGATCGAACGGTGTGCGCGCTTTCCCGGTGCAAATGTTCGGGCACCGCGGTCTGCGTGTAGAGCGGCGAGGCGGCGATGTAGCGGTCGATCGTTGTCCGTGCCATCCGCTGCACCGACCGGCGAATCCGGGCGATCGTGCCCTGCAGATCGTCTCTGGTTCCCTCGGGCGCGGTGCGCATCGAACGCCTCCTAGGTGTGACGGGTCACACACTGCTGACGTGAAGAGTGTGACAGGCGCCGATGGTACGACAGCAACCCATTCGGCCACGCTGAGGACCCAGAACGGCTCCACCAGCCCCGAGGTCCACCCCGGCACAGAATGAGGAACCATGCCAGACTCTGCGAACGCCCCCGATGACCTGCCCCTGGCCGGAATCATGGTCGTCGACTTCGGTCAGTACATCGCTGCGCCCGGTGCCGCGCAGGCCCTGGCCGACCTCGGCGCCGACGTCCTCAAGATCGAAGGCCCCGGCGGCGACCAGGCACGCGGGATCGGCGTCTACGGCGAGGCCATCATGCGCGCCTACAACCGGCGCAAGAGGTCGATCGTCCTCGACCTCAAGACCGAGGTCGATCTCCGCCACGCCCGTGTCCTCATCGCCCGAGCCGATGTCGTGATCCATAACCTGCGACCAGGGGTGATGGAAAAGCTCGGCCTGTCGGCCGACGAAATACACGAACTGAATCCCACCGTCATCCTCGCCGCCGTGTCCGGCTTCGGCACGGATGGGCCCTCCCGCCGCCGGCCGGGCCTCGACATCGCCGCCCAGGCGGAAACAGGCATGATGTCAGTGACCGGAGAGGCCGATGGAGACCCGCAACGCGTCGGTTTCCCGCTCGTCGACCATGCCACCTCCTACGTGGTCACCCAGGCGGTGCTGTCGGCCCTGTTCCGACGAGAACGTACCGGTCTCGGGGACGACATCGACGTCTCGCTGCTCGACGTGGCGATCGACCTGCAATGCGTGAACTGGGGCGAATACTCGATCACCGGCGTCGCGCCCCACCGGCGCGGCAACGGACAACCTACCGCGGCACCAGCCGCCGACGTCTTCCCGACCGCTGACGGCTCGATCGTCATCTCCGCCTACACCGAGCAGCGATTCGCCCAGCTTTGCGGCCTCGCCGGCCAACCTGATCTACCGAGTGACCCCCGCTTCGTCGACAACCCGTCACGGGTCGCCCATCGCGGCGAACTCCTTGCCGCGCTCGCACCGTTCTTCGCCGGCCTCGACACCGAAGCCGCCCTTGCGGCGCTGACATCCGTCGGCATCGTCGCCGGCGCCGTACGCACCTACGACCTGGTCCCCAGCGCCCCCGATGTGATTGCCAGCGGCATCTTCGCCACCGGCAGCACCGGCGACGGACACACATACTCCATCCCAGGCCTCCCCTACCGTTCCCGCAGCACCCCCCGCACCGCGGACGCCGGGAGGGTCCCCGAACTCGGAGAACACAGCAACGAGATCGTCGCCCACTACCGACTGGGCGAGTACTCCCTGACGTGACCTGAACCGCCACCGGCCACCTACCCCTCACCGATTACGACCACCAGGAGCCCTTGTGTCCCTGCAGAATCCGCAAACCCGAGCCGAGGGGGGCGACCTCGTCGCCGACCCTGAACTCGATAGCCCTCGCGTTCGCCGGCGCGGCTGGATCATCACCCTGATGCTGATGGCCTTCATGCTGATCAACTTCGCCGACAAGGTCGTTGTCAGCCTCGCCGGCGTCGAGATCAAGACCGATCTCGGGTTGAGCAATCAGCAGTTCGGCACCGCGCAAAGCGCGTTCTTCTGGCTCTTCGCCGTCGGCGCGGTCGCCCTCGGATCCCTCGGCGGACGTATCTCCGCGCGATGGCTCCTCGCCGGCCTGGTCGGTCTATGGGTGCTCAGCTTGGCCCCGATGACCACGACGGTCGGATTCGGGGTCTTCCTCGCCTGCCGAATGGTGCTCGGATTCGCCGAAGGCCCCGCTGGGGCGTTGTCCCAACAGATCGCCCACACCTGGTTCTCCCCGAAGCGTCGTTCACTACCGGCCTCGGTAGTCATCATGGGAGCGTCCCTCGGCCCGCTGATCGCCGCCCCGGTGCTGA from Rhodococcus opacus B4 encodes:
- a CDS encoding alkyl sulfatase dimerization domain-containing protein translates to MTDIIDYADKVWKGEANQNAYHHGDLRTEGMHCIAEGTYMWPAFGNVYVFPTKAGLFVYDTGDRRTAEDLFAATRRISEQPVHTAVYSHGHVDHVFGMEPFDTEARERGWTRPTVLAHENVTRRFDRYKETRGYNGIINQRQFQAPNLVWPDEYRYPDVTFADQTTLAVDDLQVQLHHARGETDDAAIAWIPDRKILCCGDFFIWASPNAGNPQKVQRFAHEWARTLRWMADLGAEILLPGHGLPVLGADRIRTTLTDAAELLEILHGRTLEMMNAGATLDEVVHSVAAPGELLRKPYLAPSYDEPEFVIRNVWRLYGGWYDGNPAHLKSAPRADLAREIADLGGGAAQLAERARALLARGEHRLAGHFAQMATDADPQNRDSHQVRVDVFGQLEQGATSTMAKGVYGWAVAESRAFLDGSDHATELKAKTAGRARWAF
- a CDS encoding PucR family transcriptional regulator — translated: MRTAPEGTRDDLQGTIARIRRSVQRMARTTIDRYIAASPLYTQTAVPEHLHRESAHTVRSMFEVCLQSITDESIDVADAMRENIERGTERVAEGLPLREYMRCWQIGFDVLSEELERELGTDHGLFWFAFRRAHVTFDGMLREVISAYEIHAHDLIAAQDRNHAPTIDALLRGDGWVFDAPDSVPAEPSIMLLHIGDTLAEGSGDRNTRSLAATRKVRAIRAHLARAVPGLWLIDVRPRHARILMHPPIGALDPLAVDLARVSGAPVTIAIEDATSIEDLPRAGTTAAEVLDIAVRSGRTGTVSRMSDVALEHHFAHTSASLPVLLERCAPLRSRPDLVHTLRVYFTSNLDRRATADTLVVHPNTVDNRLIRVRELTGLDVHVTTELLTLAVAVSAATVHPDAGADHPQ
- a CDS encoding CaiB/BaiF CoA transferase family protein is translated as MPDSANAPDDLPLAGIMVVDFGQYIAAPGAAQALADLGADVLKIEGPGGDQARGIGVYGEAIMRAYNRRKRSIVLDLKTEVDLRHARVLIARADVVIHNLRPGVMEKLGLSADEIHELNPTVILAAVSGFGTDGPSRRRPGLDIAAQAETGMMSVTGEADGDPQRVGFPLVDHATSYVVTQAVLSALFRRERTGLGDDIDVSLLDVAIDLQCVNWGEYSITGVAPHRRGNGQPTAAPAADVFPTADGSIVISAYTEQRFAQLCGLAGQPDLPSDPRFVDNPSRVAHRGELLAALAPFFAGLDTEAALAALTSVGIVAGAVRTYDLVPSAPDVIASGIFATGSTGDGHTYSIPGLPYRSRSTPRTADAGRVPELGEHSNEIVAHYRLGEYSLT
- a CDS encoding MFS transporter, whose protein sequence is MSLQNPQTRAEGGDLVADPELDSPRVRRRGWIITLMLMAFMLINFADKVVVSLAGVEIKTDLGLSNQQFGTAQSAFFWLFAVGAVALGSLGGRISARWLLAGLVGLWVLSLAPMTTTVGFGVFLACRMVLGFAEGPAGALSQQIAHTWFSPKRRSLPASVVIMGASLGPLIAAPVLTWIIQSYSWHAAFLVLMVAGVMWLVAWLFIGGEGPAGNAGAGTGNQAVTLPDTVPVRLLWTRPTVIGVAIFSFCSYWATALKVSWLPL